The Methylophilus sp. TWE2 region CTGCGGCGCCAACTGTAGCCATCATGCCACACCGAATACCACCGATACGGGTATGCGCTACATCGAGATGGGTTACACCGCCGCTTTTGAGCCTGCCATCCTTGCTGTCAATGCGCGTCAGGCCCATATGGAAATGGGTGACACGCCCATGATCGACAAAGGCGGCTATGCCATGTTGGGTAACGATGATTACCTGCTACGTTTGCTAAGCCAGAATGCCGACCAGAAGACTATTAATGACTATGTGGCCTGGACACTGCATGCCACGCAGACAATAGGTATCAAGGTAGTGAATCCAGGAGGCATTTCTGCGTTTAAATTTAACGAGCGTCGCCAGGATCTGGATCAACTGCACAGTTACTACAACATCACGCCACGCCGCATTTTGCAGGCTTTGAGTCGTGCCGTGAACGAGATCGGCATTGCCAAGCCTCTGCATGTGCACTGTAATAATCTGGGCGTGGCAGGTAACTTCCAGACCACCCTGGATACCATGGGCGCCAGCGATGGCTTGCCCATGCATTTGACACATATCCAGTTTCATAGCTACGGCACAGAGGGCGACAAGAAGTTTTCTTCTGCGGCGGCCAATATTGCCGAGGCCATCAATAACAACAAGCATATCACCGCCGATGTCGGCCAGATTCTGTTCGGCCAGACCGTGACGGCTTCAGGCGATAACATGATGCAGCACTTAAACGCCAAAGTCGCCAATCCGAAAAAGTCAGTGATTATGGATATTGAGTGTGATGCCGGTTGTGGCGTGGTCCCTTTCAAATACCGCGATGAAAATTACGTCAATGCTTTGCAATGGGCGATTGGCCTGGAAGTCTTTTTGAGCGTGGACGATCCCTGGCGCGTATTCCTGACCACGGATCACCCGAACGGTGCGCCGTTTACCAGCTATCCGCACCTGATTCGCCTGCTCATGGATAAATCGTTCCGTAATGATGCTTTCGACAAGCTCAACCTAGATGCGCAGGCCATGAGCAACCTGAAATCTCTGGATCGTGAATACAGCCTGTATGAAATCGCCACCATGACCCGCTCAGCGCCAGCCAAATTGATTGGCCTCCAAGACCGTGGTCACTTAGGTGTAGGCGCAGCTGCAGATATCACCGTTTACACTGATCAGGCTGACAAAGAGGCGATGTTTGCCAAGCCAGACTTGGTGTTTAAAGATGGCGAACTGGTTGTTAAAGAAGGCAAGGTGATTAAAGTCGTGTGGGGTGCCACCCATACCGCCAAACCTTCGTTTGACACCGGGGTGGAAAAAGACATCAAACAGTATTTTGACCGATACCACACCATGCAAATGCAAAACTTCAAAATCAGCAATGACCATATTGCGGAAGATGGCCGCAATCATGTGATCAATCATGCGCAGGGGTAATTATGGTTATTAATGGAGTAGAGATTGACGATACCTTTGCCGAAGCATTCAATATGCGCGGCACACGTATCCTGATTACCGCGCAAAATCTGCGCTGGGCCTATAACGCTGCCAATGCGATGACTGGTTTTGCCACCAGTGTGATTGGCTGTGGCGTCGAGGCGGGCATAGAGCGTGAACTTTCTGAAGACGAAACGCCGGATGGCCGCCCAGGGGTGAGTGTGCTGATGTTTGCCATGGGCAGTAAAGTGCTCATGCAGCAGCTGGAAACGCGCATGGGCCAATGTATTCTTACCTGCCCAACGGCCGCGGCCTTTGCAGGAATTGAGTCAGAGGACATGATCAGCCTAGGCAAGCATTTGCGCTTTTTTGGCGATGGATATCAGGTCTCCAAACAAATCCCGGATGCCAACGGCAAACTCAAACGCTACTGGCGCATCCCAGTCATGGATGGCGAGTTCCTGACCGAAGAAACCACGGGCATGGTGCGAGCCATTGGCGGCGGCAACTTTTTGGTGCTCGGCGCCAGCCAGGCACAAGTGCTTACCGCCTGTGAAGCGGCGATTGATGCCATGCGCAAATTGCCCAATGTGATTATGCCTTTCCCCGGCGGGGTTGTGCGTTCCGGCTCCAAGGTGGGTAGCAAATACCCCAAAATGTTTGCCAGTACCAATGACGCATTCTGTCCGACCCTCAAAGGGGTGGTGAAAAGCGAGTTGGATCCGCGCGTGGAAAGCGTGATGGAAATTGTGGTGAACGGCCTGACATTTGAAGACATTGCCGTCTCCATGAAAGCAGGCATTGAAGCCGCCTGCAGCCTGGGTAAAGACAACGGCATTTTGCGTGTGTCTGCCGGTAATTATGGGGGCAAGCTGGGTCAACATCACTTTAAACTGCGCCCAATTTTAAGCGGGGAGGTGACCGCATGAGCCATATCATTTTAACTGCCAAGCCAGTCTCTCGTTCAGTCGATTGCCGTGCCTTATTGCCTCTGGCTTTGCAAAGCAAAACCGCAGCTGAGATTGGTGCGATCAAACTCGCCGCTAACCTGAGCGTTTTAGATGCATTTGAGGTCAG contains the following coding sequences:
- the fhcD gene encoding formylmethanofuran--tetrahydromethanopterin N-formyltransferase, whose product is MVINGVEIDDTFAEAFNMRGTRILITAQNLRWAYNAANAMTGFATSVIGCGVEAGIERELSEDETPDGRPGVSVLMFAMGSKVLMQQLETRMGQCILTCPTAAAFAGIESEDMISLGKHLRFFGDGYQVSKQIPDANGKLKRYWRIPVMDGEFLTEETTGMVRAIGGGNFLVLGASQAQVLTACEAAIDAMRKLPNVIMPFPGGVVRSGSKVGSKYPKMFASTNDAFCPTLKGVVKSELDPRVESVMEIVVNGLTFEDIAVSMKAGIEAACSLGKDNGILRVSAGNYGGKLGQHHFKLRPILSGEVTA
- a CDS encoding formylmethanofuran dehydrogenase subunit A, with product MITLLKNAKVIDPAHNKDGVVQDIYIRDGRIIAKPADSEKIGQVYDLNGKIVMAGAIDMHSHIGGGKVNIARMLLPEYQAMRKLQEPEAHICGANCSHHATPNTTDTGMRYIEMGYTAAFEPAILAVNARQAHMEMGDTPMIDKGGYAMLGNDDYLLRLLSQNADQKTINDYVAWTLHATQTIGIKVVNPGGISAFKFNERRQDLDQLHSYYNITPRRILQALSRAVNEIGIAKPLHVHCNNLGVAGNFQTTLDTMGASDGLPMHLTHIQFHSYGTEGDKKFSSAAANIAEAINNNKHITADVGQILFGQTVTASGDNMMQHLNAKVANPKKSVIMDIECDAGCGVVPFKYRDENYVNALQWAIGLEVFLSVDDPWRVFLTTDHPNGAPFTSYPHLIRLLMDKSFRNDAFDKLNLDAQAMSNLKSLDREYSLYEIATMTRSAPAKLIGLQDRGHLGVGAAADITVYTDQADKEAMFAKPDLVFKDGELVVKEGKVIKVVWGATHTAKPSFDTGVEKDIKQYFDRYHTMQMQNFKISNDHIAEDGRNHVINHAQG